CCATATAAAAACTACAAATCTTCCCCTTCAATAAACAGACGTTGCCATATTTCTAAGGTGAGCATCATCCATATCAGTAGCCCGTGGCGATGAATCCCCGTGTCTTTATTATACTTCAGGATAGTTTTTACAGTGGTGGGGTTGAACAATTCACTACGTTTGATGCTTTTGGGTGAGAGTATTTTTTTTGCGTATTTTTTCATCTCCCCCTGAAACCAATAATGCAGTGGCACCCGCATGCCGCTTTTAGGGCGTCGAATAATCTCTGGGGGTAATTCATTGGCATAAGCCTGTTTTAAAATATACTTTTCGATGCCTTGCTGTAGCTTGAGCTGCGAGGGCATTTCTATGCTGCTTTGCGCAATTTCTGAAGTAAACAAAGGGGATATAGGAGTAACTCCTACAGCACCCAACATGCGTTCTACTTTGGGCAAAATAAGGTGTGCCCCCTTAAGCCGCATGTTAATGGTCATAAGTTTATCAAGAAAATTCTGATGCTTGCGCTCAAAAAATGGGGTCAGGATAGGCACCAAGTGTTGGTTTTCATCAAACCCTTCTAACAAACGAGGTGCGAGTATTTGCCTTAGGTAAGCATACCCCCGACGGTAAGAAGCCAGGTAAGCTTTTTCACGAAAATAGGGGGGGTGTTCGATGCCTCCATACCAATGATTGAGCAACATAGGAATGTTTTTGGGACCACCAAAACAAGGATCACCCCCTTCACCATTAAACACTACCCGCGTAGTTTGTGAGGCAAACAGGGCAAGTTCAAAGTTAGGAATGGTGATGGGGTCACCCACAGGGTCATCGAGGTGCCAAATAGCTTGACGCAACTGGGGAACAAAGTTTTTAGGCTTAATTTCTACCTCGTGGTGTTGGGTTTGGTAGCGTTGGGCTACTTTTTGGGCATAGTGCAATTCATTGCGGTATTTTTTGCCAAAATGAATAGAGTAAGTATGAATTTTTTTGGAGGATAGCTGTGCTACTCTTGCCGCTAAAATGCTAGAGTCGAGCCCTCCTGACAGAAATACTCCAATTTCTTTTTCACCCGCCATTTTTGCCTCTATCTCTCGGTCTACCTCTTTCCTAATGCGGTCTATCCAATACTCAGTGCTTTGTTCTTGGGCTTTGGCGAAAGCCTCTAGCTCAAAAAAACGATGGGTTTGTGCCCCTTGCCTAGGGTGATAGTGCAAATACATACCTGCGGGTAGTTCATATACGTCTTGCATCATGGTAGTTTGCAAGGGCAAAAAGCTAAATGTAAAATATACCGGAATAGCGGCAAGGTTGAGTTGTTTGTTAAAATGAGGCAAGGCATAAATCCCCTTGGCTTCGTTGCAAAACGCCAAACGGTTTTGTTGGGTGGTATAAAATATGGTTCGTTGCCCAGTGCCATCACGGGCAATGTATATGTCCTCGCTATCAGTGATGACCAACGTATAAGCCCCCCGAATACCTTTTAAAAAATCAATGCCTTGGTGGGTGTAAAGTTCCAGCAAGTGGGTAGGTGACAAAGGTTCAAAACCCTGATTGGTAATATTGCCCGAAACTGCCAATAATATGCCTTGGTTTTGGGCAATGCCCGAACTGTAGCGGTGAATATGTTCATGCGCAGGAATGCTAAAACCTACTGAGAGCTGACTTTTTGGGGCAGTTGCCGACTGGTATTCGTGACTGCCTCGGTGTTTTACCTGAGCAAACATGCGGGACAATTCATTTGCTTGAGTGTGGGTACATCCAAATATTACAGACATGATGAGTTAAACGATTGGGTGTATTTTAATAACAAACAAGTGTTAGCTGTTGATTGAGAGCAAAGCAAGCAAAAAAGACCTATCCAAAATCATCAGCAATCAAGTCAATCATTAATATTCGATCCGACAACTCATCAGCTTCTATTACCGAGAGTTCTTCTTCGCTTAGTAATGCTTGTTGTTCGGCACGTTCTACAATGTATTTGTTAAAAATAGACGTAAAATGTTGGTGTTGCAAATAATCAAGTGGAGCGTGAGTATCATCAATGCCCTGAAGTAACCTTTTGAGAGGCTTGAGCTGATTAAAATGGGCAGGAGTAAGCCCTAAGTCTATGCAAGGGTGTCCTTCAGTAGCAAGCTCAGCCCGGTTTCTAAACTGTGTCATTGTTTGCAAACCTTCTAGTGTAGCATCATGAATAAAAAACAGAGGCAAGTCAGGTTTTTCTTGCAATAGTTGCTTTAGGCGAGGGGTCAAATATGTAGGGTAGAGATGCTTAGATATAATCAATGCCTTGTATTGGGTGTGGTAATTATTTTTTACAAACAAATCTACGTACACATCCTGATCGGTTACAATGACTGCTTCTACTCCATAATTATAAATGTCTTTTTCACGCACGTTTTTGGGGAGTTTTAGCTCAGGTTGCAGCACCAAGTGTTTCACTTCTTTGACCAATTCGCTGCGGGTATACCAATGATTAAAAGTAGCCAAAAAGTTTTGCTCTGATAACCACGACTTTTTAAAAACTTCATATAAAATGGCTATAGTAAACCCTACACCTACTACTACGGCTCCTTCGGGGCTACCACCTGCAAGGAATAGACTGATTACTATTGCACCAAAAACTAACATAGTCAATGCATAACTTTTTTTAAACTTACCCCTATACAAGGCATACAGTTGGCGTGGCGTAAAATATACTTGTCCCGATTGACTCACCTGTTCAATCCGCAATTTCATCTTGTAATCATTCAGGTGCCCTTTTTCTTTGGGGTCAATGATAAACTTGTACTTACAGCTGAGGCAGGTCATGCCTTCTTTGTATTTTTGTTCGTGTTCGCACTTAGGGCATTTCATAGTTTTTCTAAAGTATAGTTCGGTTAATCATTGGGTGGTTTTGGTGGGTAGGTCCAAAATCAGAGTCAGGATGATAAGCCACTACCCGCAAGTCGTTTTGGTTGGTCTTAAAACTGTGTATACTATCTTTAGGAATATAAAACACCTGCCCTGGACTCAATTCAAAATTACCTTCTGGTGTAATACATTCGCCCATACCACTCACGACCATGCCAACCCTAAACGAGGGATGTGTATGCTGCGACTGAAAGGTGTTGGTTGGAATGTGTAATAAGTTAAAGCAAGGGTCGCCCAATGTGGCAGGAGCAATCAATAATGTGTCGGTACAACCATCTATATACTGCAAACGCCCTTTTTGCTCTACTGGACCTCCCAGCATAAACATTCCCCGGTAGCCTGGCTGGGCAATCACAAAACCTTGTCCATTGCCTTGTAGCCTGGCTTGGTCTGATACCATAAAATACATTCCCTCTTGCAGTACAAACTCGCCTTGTGAGGTAGTGAGCCAGGCAGAACCTTGCCATACAAACCCTGTATAAGTAGTGTTAGGCTTTTTGTGAAGGGCAAGCGTTTCATTGTTCCAACCTGTTAACGCTCCCGAAAAGTTACTTTCATTGATGACTACCTTGAGTCGGGAAGTTGCCTGGTATAAATTGATTGATGTCACTTTGTCTATTTCCATAAAATAGGTTTTCTGTGATTTTTATAGGTGCTAATAGGTTGATTTTGAGCAGTGTCTGTGTTTTTTTAAAAAAAACACTCCACTGAATACCACTTCTAATGTAATAAATATCAGAAACTTTTACTAACAACATTTACTTTGAAAAACCACCGCCTGACGATTTACTTATCTCTCCTTTCTTGTAGGTGGTGGTTTTCTTAAAAATATTACAATAGTTTTTAATGGGTTTTAGATTGAAACACAAAAAAGCTACTTCGTCTGAGGTAGCTTTTTTTATACCAGTGTGCACTGATATTATATTACCATGCAAACAATTTTTGCTCCCAATAGGTATATATAACCTGGCAATAGTTGAATGATCAAGGTTTTTTGGTGCGGCTCGCCAAGTAATAAACACACTTAGGACAAGCGGGTATACTGCCTGTAGCCTTCCCAAAAACATCCTAGTACTTTTACCTCATTGCCTGAAACACTTTTTAAAATTAAAAACTAAACATGATGAAGTTAAAACAATATTTATTGGCACTGGCATTGGTATTGGGTGGGTTGAGTATGGTTCAGGCACAGTCTACAAAGAAAATGTTGACCAAAGGCTGGAGGTTTTCTTTTGAGGGGATGATGGAAAATATGCCAGAGATAGAAAAACAACAGATGAGTAAAATGTCTGAAGAGCAACGGACGAAAATGAAAGCAATGATAGAACAATCCTACATCGTATTTAAGTCAGGTGGAACAGCGAAGGCCTCAATGAACGGCAAAGAAGAAGAAATGACCTGGAAGCTATCAGACAATGACAAACTCTTGACTACCACTGAGAAAAATGGCAAGGTAAGCCGATTGAAAATAATAAAAATTACCAAAGACAGCCTGGTGTTGCAGGAAGAAAGTGATACTAAAGGAGTGATGTTGGTGTTTAAGCCAAAGGTAGATTAATCCCTTTTTAGACAAAAATTCATGAAAATGATAAAACTAAAAAAATGTATATTAATGGTCGCTCTTGTGTTGTTAGGAGCTGGTATGGTACAAGCTCAGTCAGCTAAAGAAATGTTGACGCAACGTTGGGTTTTTTCTTTTGACGATATGGTAGAGCAAATGAAGAAGACCATGTCAGATGCTGAAAAGCAAAAATTTGCTAGTATGACTGATGAGCAAAAGGCTATGATGAAGTCTGTGATGGGTGATTTAAGTATTACTTTTAAAAGTGATGGAACTTGTGATGCTGTGAACAAGGGTAAAACCGAAAGTATGACTTGGAAATTATCTGATGATGGCAAAACCCTGACCACTACTGCCAAAGGTGATAAGGTAACCACCCTCAATATTATATCGTTGAGTAGTGAAAAATTGATATTGAAAGATGAGGGGTCTTCCCAGTCTATGGCGATGATATTTGTATCTAAACCCAAAGGAGATGACTAAAGTTTTGTTTTGGTACTAGGTTAAACGCACTATGAAGAAACCTTCATATTTACTAGGTGTAAGAACCATATAAATCTACTCTTGAATGGTAAATATTGCTCAAGATTGCCCGATTTTTTCGGAGTTTCTAGGAGTAATGGCATTCAAAAAGTTTTTTTTAAGGTTTTGCCTGTTGTGAGACATATCATTTGTATGGAAAACGGTTTCCAAATGATAATAGTGCGTTTAACCTGTTTTGGTACTAAAAAAGTAGCAGAGGTTCAGCTTTTAGCTTATCTTGTAAACCATTAAAAACGTGGTGTTTTAATCACATTTTTAATGGTTTTTTTGTACATGAAAATATGCAAGTCAAAGAGAAACACATAAGGTACACGGGGATCGTTGTACTGAGCTTGATGATATTTCTAGCCTCTTCGGTCGATATAGGCATTATTGGGCTTACCCACAACCTGGTGATGAGCTTTATCAACTGGCAGGGGGCAGTGTTGGTTATGTGGCATTACCAGAATAAATACCCCAAGCATTCGCAGGCATTCGTGCGCATATTATTAGAGTTTGTGGTGATGTGCCTCTTTATACTTGGTTTGGTTACCTTTAACCATTGGCTGGCAAGTGTATTATACAATGTACCTTGTCGTTGGTCATCTATCCCCAAAAGCATGGTTTTTAACCTGGTCATTACCTTATTTATTGGCGCATTTTACGAGAGTCGTTACCTGTTTGAACGCTGGCAGGAGTCGGTCATCGAAACCCAAAAACTAAGGCGACAAACTACCCAATCGCAGCTCGAAGTACTGAAAAATCAGGTAAACCCTCATTTTTTGTTCAACAGCCTCAATACATTGCTTACTCTTATTCCAGAAGATAAAAAAACAGCCCAAAAGTTTACCCGTAAACTAGAGGTGGTGTACCGTTATATTTTACAGCACCAAAACCAAGAACTTACCACTGTAGCACGCGAGTTTGAGTTTATCAAAGCCTATTTGTTTTTGCAGCAAATTAGGTTTGGTGATAATCTAAAAGTGCAAATGTTGGTAGAAAAAGACTATTTGCAGCATCAAATAGTGCCCTTGAGCTTACAAATGCTGGTAGAAAACGCCATCAAGCACAATGTTATTTCCAGTGCCCGTCCGCTGTATCTAAACATTATAACCAAAAGTAATCACTTGATTGTGCGCAATAACCTACAGCTCAAAAAGGTTACTTCAGGCATGCGCGAAAACTCAACCCATATTGGATTAAAAAATATCAAAGATCGTTACGCGTTTTTTACCCAACAACCCGTAACTATACAACCCAAGGTAGCCACTTTTGAAGTAAGGTTGCCATTGCTTGAGCAGCCAATATCAAACAAGTCGGTAGCCGAATCCTTAGCCCCTTTGTTGTCATGAGTTACTTTCGTATTAGAATTTTTAAATGGCACTGGCGTTATGTCGGAATGTTGGCAATGAGTCTCCTTATACCACTTGCTATAGAACTGGCACCTCAAAATGTGACCCACTACCCACAGAATGTACTTTTTTCATTTTTGTTTTCAATTGTTATTTGGGAAGGCGACCAGGCAATTGTACAAATGTTCAGGCAACGTTATGCCAAAATACAACAAACCCAAATAAGAACCATAGCCACTATAGGGAGCACTGTATTATATACTTGTACAGTTATTTTCATCGGTTTGCGGGTAATTACCTGGAGCTATGGTATTGCTTTTAGCCTGGTACCAGTGGGAACAATCATGGCAGTGGCTGCTTTGTTGACCTTAGTGCTGGGGGCTATTTATGAAAGCCGCTATTTTTTTGGTATGTGGAAAGCCACCCTGCTGGAGGCAGAGCACCTTAAGGGCGAAAAGGTGGTGTCAGAGTTTGAACTGCTCAAACAACAAGTAAACCCTGAGTTTTTGTTTGATAGTTTACATTTGCTGGAAGCATTGATAGAAGAAAGCGAAGACGAAGCTTTAGATTTTACCGAAAAACTTTCGCAAACCTATCGATATATTTTACAGCACAAAGACGAAGAACTGGTAGATTTACACACCGAAGTCGCTTTTGTAAAACAATACCTTTTTTTGTTGCAACACCAATTGACCCGCCCTGTGGAAATTGACTGGCAGATAGCCCCTGCAATGGAGCATCGGCAAATTATTCCTTTTGCGATTCAATACATACTATTACCTATATTGACTGCTGCCCGGCAAAATTCTTTGCCCCAAATACAGGTGACTACCACCCCTCATGCTCGTTTGTTGCTGACAATACAGGGCAAACACCTCACCTTTGATGCCATAGAAGTGTTATTGTTGCCACTTCAACAAAAGTATGCTTACCTGAGTAATTTGTCATTGAAAACCGAAAAAGCCAATGATTATATGAAGGTCTATTTGCCTTTGCTTGAAGCAGTCAGTATAGGGTAAGTGATCTTATAGCATCATTGGTTGGTTTTTCCCTAAGCAACTTTCTGTTGCTTAGGGAAAAAAAGTAAATGAACCGTGCATTGTTTTGGTACATTTTGTAACTTAAGAGCAGATCGGTTTTTAACTCAGGTACCGCTATGTCTATGGAAAAATGTTACGAAAATGATCAGGCGCTTATCGAATACGATGCGATCCATTATGCCTTGATACTTACCTGGAAGCACTTTGTACAAGGCGAAAAGTATCGGGAAACCCTCCTTGCTTTCTATGATTTATCAGAGCAAAAAAACATAAAAAAATGGTGTTTCGACGGCCGTGAACATGGTACCATTGCCAGAAATGATCAACAATGGGTAGCCAACGAAACTATCAAACGGGCTTTCCATATCAACCCTATCAAAACAGCCCTGATATTGTCACGCAATGTGTTTTTGCAACACTCTATAGACAACGTTATAGAAACCATTAATACCCGCACCAATTATGAAGCAAGTAATGACATTTACCGTATTTTTAAAACGAGAGAAGAGGGGTTGGAGTGGTTGTATGAGTAGTTAGATGAGATGTAAGTCTAAATTTAAATATTTTCAGAGGCTTTTTATATGAGTTTTTCGTACAAAGCATCGTTATAACCCCATACTATTAGTAAATTTGTAATTGAATCAATAACAAGAAAAATGCAAGTCACACAAACAATATCAAATTTTAGCAATGAGTTGAGTCTTGCTTATTTAACTGATTTATTAGGATCAATATTAAATGAAAAAAGAACAAGCTTTGAACTAAAATATATTGTTTATCAAGAAAAACGTAAGGTAAAGAAGGTTTATAAAACTTTTAAGGAAGTGAAATCTTTGATTTTTGATGGAGAAAGCATCAGTATTACTCCTCATAACTATTTAGAGGCAAGAGTTTTTTTTGATAATTCACAAGACCTCCTTAATAATAGTAAAACTATGCAGTCGCACTGTGAGCAAATTAGGAGTTTAGAAGAGTTTGATGATTTTCCAAGAGTATTTAAGTCTTATGTGAATCTCACTTACGATTTTGTGAGTGATGTAGGTAATTGTGTGAAAGAAATAGAAAAGGGCTTAAACTTATTCAATAGTGGTGTAAAACCATCTGAATTACCAGAAGGCGTAAGAGCATTAACAGAAGGTGATTTGTGGAAAGAACGCAATAAGTCGTATCAGTTTGTAATATAAATAATCAGTTACTGCATTATAAATGTTTGATTCTTTCTATAAAATCAACTACTTAGGTCCTAATACGTCGAGGGCTTCTGATAAAAAGCATTTTAAAAGAGAGCACTTGTTTAATTTCAGAGATTCAAACAAAGTATTATATACCATATCTTTGGAAGAGTTTGAATATAACACTTTTGAGTTGAGTTTTTGTCTTCACAAAGATATCAATAGAAAAGATCGCTTTAACACTCTTTCTGGACTTTACAGGGGTAGTACAAAAGCTACTAAAGTGATCAGAACGTGTGTAGAAGCGATGCTTTTTTTCTATAAAAAAGATAAAAACTGTTCATTTATGTTTATAGGTGCTTCGTTAGCAGGTGAACGTGAAGAAAACACCAAGCGATTCCGAATATATAGTTTATTAATGAAAAACCTCTTTCCTCCTTATGCTTTTGCACACTATGAACGTAAAGATTTGAGTTTCTATCTTTTGCTAAATAAAAACCAAGAGCAATCTATTCCTTTTTTTCCAAAAAAAGTTTGGCAGATGATTAATGAA
This region of Microscilla marina ATCC 23134 genomic DNA includes:
- a CDS encoding lipocalin family protein, which encodes MIKLKKCILMVALVLLGAGMVQAQSAKEMLTQRWVFSFDDMVEQMKKTMSDAEKQKFASMTDEQKAMMKSVMGDLSITFKSDGTCDAVNKGKTESMTWKLSDDGKTLTTTAKGDKVTTLNIISLSSEKLILKDEGSSQSMAMIFVSKPKGDD
- a CDS encoding lipocalin family protein, with the translated sequence MMKLKQYLLALALVLGGLSMVQAQSTKKMLTKGWRFSFEGMMENMPEIEKQQMSKMSEEQRTKMKAMIEQSYIVFKSGGTAKASMNGKEEEMTWKLSDNDKLLTTTEKNGKVSRLKIIKITKDSLVLQEESDTKGVMLVFKPKVD
- a CDS encoding asparagine synthetase B family protein, whose product is MSVIFGCTHTQANELSRMFAQVKHRGSHEYQSATAPKSQLSVGFSIPAHEHIHRYSSGIAQNQGILLAVSGNITNQGFEPLSPTHLLELYTHQGIDFLKGIRGAYTLVITDSEDIYIARDGTGQRTIFYTTQQNRLAFCNEAKGIYALPHFNKQLNLAAIPVYFTFSFLPLQTTMMQDVYELPAGMYLHYHPRQGAQTHRFFELEAFAKAQEQSTEYWIDRIRKEVDREIEAKMAGEKEIGVFLSGGLDSSILAARVAQLSSKKIHTYSIHFGKKYRNELHYAQKVAQRYQTQHHEVEIKPKNFVPQLRQAIWHLDDPVGDPITIPNFELALFASQTTRVVFNGEGGDPCFGGPKNIPMLLNHWYGGIEHPPYFREKAYLASYRRGYAYLRQILAPRLLEGFDENQHLVPILTPFFERKHQNFLDKLMTINMRLKGAHLILPKVERMLGAVGVTPISPLFTSEIAQSSIEMPSQLKLQQGIEKYILKQAYANELPPEIIRRPKSGMRVPLHYWFQGEMKKYAKKILSPKSIKRSELFNPTTVKTILKYNKDTGIHRHGLLIWMMLTLEIWQRLFIEGEDL
- a CDS encoding histidine kinase gives rise to the protein MSYFRIRIFKWHWRYVGMLAMSLLIPLAIELAPQNVTHYPQNVLFSFLFSIVIWEGDQAIVQMFRQRYAKIQQTQIRTIATIGSTVLYTCTVIFIGLRVITWSYGIAFSLVPVGTIMAVAALLTLVLGAIYESRYFFGMWKATLLEAEHLKGEKVVSEFELLKQQVNPEFLFDSLHLLEALIEESEDEALDFTEKLSQTYRYILQHKDEELVDLHTEVAFVKQYLFLLQHQLTRPVEIDWQIAPAMEHRQIIPFAIQYILLPILTAARQNSLPQIQVTTTPHARLLLTIQGKHLTFDAIEVLLLPLQQKYAYLSNLSLKTEKANDYMKVYLPLLEAVSIG
- a CDS encoding sensor histidine kinase; protein product: MQVKEKHIRYTGIVVLSLMIFLASSVDIGIIGLTHNLVMSFINWQGAVLVMWHYQNKYPKHSQAFVRILLEFVVMCLFILGLVTFNHWLASVLYNVPCRWSSIPKSMVFNLVITLFIGAFYESRYLFERWQESVIETQKLRRQTTQSQLEVLKNQVNPHFLFNSLNTLLTLIPEDKKTAQKFTRKLEVVYRYILQHQNQELTTVAREFEFIKAYLFLQQIRFGDNLKVQMLVEKDYLQHQIVPLSLQMLVENAIKHNVISSARPLYLNIITKSNHLIVRNNLQLKKVTSGMRENSTHIGLKNIKDRYAFFTQQPVTIQPKVATFEVRLPLLEQPISNKSVAESLAPLLS
- a CDS encoding cupin domain-containing protein; its protein translation is MEIDKVTSINLYQATSRLKVVINESNFSGALTGWNNETLALHKKPNTTYTGFVWQGSAWLTTSQGEFVLQEGMYFMVSDQARLQGNGQGFVIAQPGYRGMFMLGGPVEQKGRLQYIDGCTDTLLIAPATLGDPCFNLLHIPTNTFQSQHTHPSFRVGMVVSGMGECITPEGNFELSPGQVFYIPKDSIHSFKTNQNDLRVVAYHPDSDFGPTHQNHPMINRTIL